From Thermodesulfobacteriota bacterium:
ACAGGCAGGACACCCCGTGGCCCAGAAGTTAACCAGGACAACCTTGCCTTTAAAATGGCTGAGGCTTACCATGCGGCCATCCAGGTCTTTCAGGGAAAAATCAGCGGCCTTGATGGGCTTTGCCTCTGAATCATGAGCGGTATAAAGCCCGGCGAAAACTAACAGGATAAATGCAAGAGCAACCGACCACCTTATTGAATGTCTCAGATAATGACTTGCGTTGTCTGTCATGTTTTACTCCCTGACGGCTTCGTAAAAAGCCAAATTTTACCGCAGAGGTCGCTGAGAACGCTGAGATAACATATTGAATAGTTTACAATTTTTCTATACGGACTCTGCGCGCTCAGCGGTGAAAAGGTTTTTTTACGAATTCATCACTCCCTGAACTGTTCGATTTTTTCTGCCAGGTTGACGAGTTCGTCCGCTACCGCATATACCAATTTTTTGCCTTTTTCCGTATTGGCCCTGGCCGGGTTGCCCCAGACACCATTCGGCCAGAATTTTCTCTTATTTCTTACCAGGATGGGATTGGGGAATGCCGGATATTCTTCCGGACTTGTGCCCTTGACCCATTCCGGGCGCAGGTAGAGCATGACTGACGTTTCTACCTCTCCGGCGTGCGAATCACCGGCTGTTTCTACAAGACCCCGGGCGGCCCTTCCAACCAGGTCGAGTATGCTCAAAACTGCTATTTTGGCCTCAGGCAGGGCGGAGAGCAATTCCTCTCCGGCATCGGTAATAG
This genomic window contains:
- a CDS encoding creatininase family protein; this encodes MLLEEITMPEFVEGLKKTRTVVIPYGSVEEHGSHLPLSTDTVHIYETARAASSKRPLFVAPPIHYGLCRSTSGHPGTITIRAGTLRRLTIDIVTSLYSQGLRNFILISGHAGGTHLAAITDAGEELLSALPEAKIAVLSILDLVGRAARGLVETAGDSHAGEVETSVMLYLRPEWVKGTSPEEYPAFPNPILVRNKRKFWPNGVWGNPARANTEKGKKLVYAVADELVNLAEKIEQFRE